A stretch of DNA from Candidatus Gastranaerophilales bacterium:
TTTAAAGCGCCTGCAACACCTTTGGTGGTGGCGGGCTGAAAATTCCGAAGGAATTTGAAGGCCGCGAAAAATTGATATTTGGATGATATTGCTACGAAAGAACGTTTTGCTGACGTCAGCAAAATGGTCTTTTACTTCAAAATGTAATTTAATTATAGATTTTTATATTAAGACTTCAACATATTTTCTTGAAAAATTATCAGTCAGTTTTGTAGTTCTTATCAGGTTCATTCTGAATGTCTGACAATCAGTTTGGAAAATCTTCCCACTTGATTTTCTCAAAATTAAAATTTTTCCATTCTACTTGTCACATTTTCCATTCTGTCTGTCAAATTATAATTATAACTTAAATATTTATCAGACAGTTTTGTAGTTTTTATCAGGTTCATTCTAAATGTCTGACAATCAGTTTGGAAAATCTTCCGACTTGATTGTCGCAAAATTAAAATTTTTCCATTCTACTTGTCACATTTTCCATTCTGTCTGTCAAATTATATCCGACTTGATTTTCGCAAAATTAAAATTTTTCCATTCTACTTGTCACATTTTCCATTCTGTCTGTCAAATTATACAAATTATACAAAGAAATGACTTTAAAAGTATTACTTATTCAAGAATATAAAGAAGCTACCGATGAAGTAAAAGAAACTTGGCAATTTATAAGTATTCAGATATAGTCAAATAACTATGGGTAAAATTAGGGGTAATTTCAAAAAAATAAGGCTTTCGATTTCTCAAAAGCCTTATTATAATTGGTTGCGGAGGCAGGATTTGAACCTACGACCTTCGGGTTATGAGCCCGACGAGCTACCAGACTGCTCCACTCCGCGTTATAACATTTATTTAATTTTCAAGAACCTCGGAGCAGTCTTCCAGACTTACCTCTCACAAAACGATACTTAATCGTTTTGTTCGGCAGAGTACTCCGCGTTATAACATTTATTTGATTTTCAAGAACCTCGGAGCAGTCTTCCAGACTTACCTCTCACAAAACGATACTTAATCGTTTTGTTCGGCAGAGTACTCCGCGTTATAACTTTATTCTTTTTTCAATTCTATCTTATAATCACACAAAAAGATATTAATTTCAAGCATTTGCTAAACTACGCAATTTTCCGGGATAAAAACTCTTTATTAAAGTATGAGAATTATAGGGAACCTTTAATGAGCGAAATAACAATTAAACCTGTAGCTGAACCTGTAGTTATGCCTGTACCTACAGCTAAATCTAGGGCTGTAGCTGCATCTGGAACTGGGGCTCCATCAATTTTCTCAGGCACAGAATCTAAAACAAAACCGGAAACACTACCTGCAGAACCTGAATTTTCCGAACACACTGTAAAAAAAGGCGACACATTAACTAAAATAGCTGCTAGACATGGTATAGAGTTAAAGGAATTAATGCGGGCAAACGGACTTAATAAAAAAAGTGCAGACAAACTACAAATTGGACAAAAACTTCTTATTCCGATAAAACCTAAAGCACAAAATACCACTCAAACAATCAATAGCGCAAGTTCAGATAAAAACTTCCAACAAGCGCTTTCTTTCGTTCTCAAAAAAGAAGGCGGCTACAACCCTAATGACAAAGGCGGTGGAAGCAATAAAGGCATCAGACAAGATATTTACCATGCTTATCTGCGCAAAAATGGAAAAGAAATCAAACCAATAACACAAATAACTGATAAAGAAGTCGAAGAAATTTATTACAAAGAGTACTTTAAAGCCTCGGGTGCAGATAAAATAAAAGACCCTAAATTAGCATTAGCTGTTTTTGACACTTCTGTTAACATGGGTGTTTCTGTAGGAAAAGCTATTCTTAAAGCAAGCAACGGGGATTTCAATAAATTCTTGGAACTTAGAATAGAAAAATATAAATCAATAGTTAAAGCAAACCCTGCACATGCAAAATATTTAAACGGATGGATTGCCAGAGTAAATTCTCTTCGTGACTTTTAGTCAACTCCAAACGAACTGTTTCAGCCAACTATTTTATTGTTTAATCAATAATTTTACGTCTGTATAGTAAATAAATTAGCGAGATTAGACTTCATTTTATCAACAAGTCCCGTAAATTGCGCAAGTTCATTTTCCGTAAAGTTCTTAAGAATTTGCTGAACCTGTTTATTTTTAATAATAGCGACTTCTTTAACACGTTCCAGCCCTAAATCTGTAATATAAACATAAATAACTTTTTTATTACTTGCCTGTTGTTCTCTGCGAATAAATTTCTTTTCTTCAAGAATAGAAAGCATTCTTGTAACATTAGGTCTGTCTTTAAGCAAAAGTTTAGCAAGCTGTCTTTGATAAACCCCGTTATTTTTAAGCAGGACAAACAAAACTTCGTACTGTTCCAAAGTTATATCTTTAAAAGGTGACGCCATCAACGCCTGTAAAACCGATAACCTAATCATTGTAGTAATTCTATTAATATCGTAACAAATACCAAGCTCAACCGATTTATCTAAATTACTCAACGCCTTAACCCCTTCCAATAGTAACTTACTGTTATTATTAAATATATTAAACAATTAAGGCATGATTGTCAATTATATATACCAATAGCGGAATTAAAATCCGTTTAAAAAACTTTCATTTTAAGGCAAGCTTTTACTTTTTGCCAAAGAGAAAAAGGCATACATTTTTCGTAATCAAAGAAACCTTGTGTAAGGGGATTATATAACTTTGAAAAAGAATATTCATTTTTAATACTGTCAATAATCTCTTTAATTGTAACGCTTGCTGATTTATCACCATACAATTTGTTAATTTGTACGGCATCCTCACCCGTAAATATGGCATGCGTAGCTATTTTATGAGCCAATTCAGAAACAGGTAACATATTATTATTTTTATCAAAAACATCGGTTATTTGAACCTGGTCCACTAATTCAAACGGAATTTTTCTTTCTTTACACTTTTGCTTAATAAATTTTGTCATGGTATTTAATCGGTTCAAAGCGTTATAAACAGCATCATCAGCCTGAATATCAACAGAATCCCTGCATTCATAAAGCAGCATTTTCCCGGAAAAAGAAATAGGCGCAACCATAAATTACCTCAAGATGAAATATTATTCCTTAATGTAAAAATAGGAAAAGCAAAAAATTTGCTACTTTGTATATTAATCGTTAAGAACAAATTTTTCAATAACCTGTGCAATGCCGTCTTCTTCAACATCAGGCGCAATAAAATCAGCATTCTTTTTAATATCGGGGCTGCCGTTAGCCATAGCCACCCCAAAACCTGCCGCTTCAATCATATCTATATCATTATCCTGATCACCTGCAGCCATTATCTCATCTGTTTTAAGCCCCCACATTCCGGCCAAAAATTTTATTGACTTCCCCTTAGAAGCTTCTATATCAACAAATTCACAGTAATTATCAGTTGATTTAACAACGTTTAAAACCCCTTTATATTTTTCGGCGAATATATCTCTTATTTCACTAACCTTATCCTTGTTATCATCAATGGCAACTAATTTAGCAAAATGAGCATCATGCAAATCTTCAAACCTATCCACTTTTTTATATCCAATATGTCTGATGCCGATATAATTTGCCAAACAATCATAAACTTTTTCTACAATTAATTTTCCTTCCGCATAGAGATTTACTTGTACATCAAAAGGTCTTAACGCGTTTGCAACTTCCATTACGAGATTTTTTGGCAACTTAATTTCCCTATATATTTTATCTCTATCCCTGATAACTGCACCCTGATAATTGATGCAAGGGGTATCAAGCCCCAATTCTTCAAGCAAAGGATAAGTAGCCTCATACATTCTTCCTGTAGCAATAACCACCTTTACACCTTGCCGGGTAACTTTTTTAATAGCTTTTTTAACTCGTTCCGAGGGTTTTGTACTTTTGCCTACAATAGTACCGTCAATATCCAAAACAATTAATTTAATATTCTTTTTCATTTTTTATACTGCCTATAGCCCTGTAAATAGCACAAATAGTCTTCGCATCATTAATTTGTCCTGATTTAATCATATCATCAACCTGGTTTATATTCACATTAAACGTTTCAATAACTTCACCATCGTCAAAGTTTGTCTGCAAATACTCTAAATCCCGTGCAATGTACAGATGCAGCTTTTCATTACAAACCCCCGGAGTGGTAAAAATAAACCCCAGATTTTCCCATTCTTTAGCGCTGTATCCTGTTTCTTCGGTAAGTTCTCTTTTTATACAATCAAACGGGTCTTCCCCCTCTTCAAGCTTTCCTGCCGGAAGTTCAATAATTTCCTGAGAAACGGGATAGCGGTACTGTCTGATAAAAACTATTGTTTCCTTATTAAGAAAAGGAACCGCCACGACCCCTTCAGCAAGCTCAACAACCTCTCTTACACTTTTTCTGCCGTTAGAAATAAGTACATCATCAGAGCGGACTCTGAGCATTTTAGCTTTCAGAAGTTCTTTTGATGATAAAGTTTTTTCTTCAAGTTTAGACATAATTTTCCTCACTGAAATTTCGGGTAAGAGCCTATCAGCCTGTAAAAAGTAGTCATAGGCTTAATTAATTCAATAGCATTTTTAACATTTTCATCTTCAACATGCCCGTCAATATCGACATAAAACATGTACTCTCCGAGATTTTTCTTGGAAGGACGAGAATCGATACAGGACATATTAAGCCCACAATCCTTTAATACATTTAAAACACTAACCAGCGCCCCCGGTTGATTTAATGTAGAAAAAGCAATAGAAGTTCTGTCATTACCCGAAGCGGAAGGATAGGTTCTGCCGATACAAAGAAATCTTGTTTTATTGTCAGGCTCATCATTTATGTTTTTTTCAACAATTTTTTTACCGTATAACGCAGCAGCTTTTTCATTGCCGATAGCGGCAGCGTCATCAGCGAAATCACCTAATTCACTGATAGCTTTGGATGTACTTGTTGAAGGGATTAATTCTATATCAAGTCCTAATTTTTTTTCCAAAGAATGTATATAGTTATTGCATTGAGCCAAAGGCTGCGG
This window harbors:
- a CDS encoding glycosyl hydrolase 108 family protein, whose product is MSEITIKPVAEPVVMPVPTAKSRAVAASGTGAPSIFSGTESKTKPETLPAEPEFSEHTVKKGDTLTKIAARHGIELKELMRANGLNKKSADKLQIGQKLLIPIKPKAQNTTQTINSASSDKNFQQALSFVLKKEGGYNPNDKGGGSNKGIRQDIYHAYLRKNGKEIKPITQITDKEVEEIYYKEYFKASGADKIKDPKLALAVFDTSVNMGVSVGKAILKASNGDFNKFLELRIEKYKSIVKANPAHAKYLNGWIARVNSLRDF
- a CDS encoding MarR family transcriptional regulator, with product MSNLDKSVELGICYDINRITTMIRLSVLQALMASPFKDITLEQYEVLFVLLKNNGVYQRQLAKLLLKDRPNVTRMLSILEEKKFIRREQQASNKKVIYVYITDLGLERVKEVAIIKNKQVQQILKNFTENELAQFTGLVDKMKSNLANLFTIQT
- a CDS encoding Cof-type HAD-IIB family hydrolase, which codes for MKKNIKLIVLDIDGTIVGKSTKPSERVKKAIKKVTRQGVKVVIATGRMYEATYPLLEELGLDTPCINYQGAVIRDRDKIYREIKLPKNLVMEVANALRPFDVQVNLYAEGKLIVEKVYDCLANYIGIRHIGYKKVDRFEDLHDAHFAKLVAIDDNKDKVSEIRDIFAEKYKGVLNVVKSTDNYCEFVDIEASKGKSIKFLAGMWGLKTDEIMAAGDQDNDIDMIEAAGFGVAMANGSPDIKKNADFIAPDVEEDGIAQVIEKFVLND
- a CDS encoding NUDIX hydrolase — encoded protein: MSKLEEKTLSSKELLKAKMLRVRSDDVLISNGRKSVREVVELAEGVVAVPFLNKETIVFIRQYRYPVSQEIIELPAGKLEEGEDPFDCIKRELTEETGYSAKEWENLGFIFTTPGVCNEKLHLYIARDLEYLQTNFDDGEVIETFNVNINQVDDMIKSGQINDAKTICAIYRAIGSIKNEKEY
- the pheA gene encoding prephenate dehydratase codes for the protein MDNSKKLLYLGPRGTYSDIAVDVAKKILPFLEEFEPVPVFNINEIIVNVDKNPDCVAVVPVENSIEGLVRETVDKIVRTENYIRVFQEVIVPVANCLISNSGDITKVRKIISHPQPLAQCNNYIHSLEKKLGLDIELIPSTSTSKAISELGDFADDAAAIGNEKAAALYGKKIVEKNINDEPDNKTRFLCIGRTYPSASGNDRTSIAFSTLNQPGALVSVLNVLKDCGLNMSCIDSRPSKKNLGEYMFYVDIDGHVEDENVKNAIELIKPMTTFYRLIGSYPKFQ